One genomic region from Lynx canadensis isolate LIC74 chromosome E1, mLynCan4.pri.v2, whole genome shotgun sequence encodes:
- the ARL4D gene encoding ADP-ribosylation factor-like protein 4D, translating into MGNHLTEMAPTASSFLPHFQALHVVVIGLDSAGKTSLLYRLKFKEFVQSVPTKGFNTEKIRVPLGGSRSITFQVWDVGGQEKLRPLWRSYTRRTDGLVFVVDATEAERLEEAKVELHRISRASDNQGVPVLVLANKQDQPGALSAAEVEKRLAVRELAAATLTHVQGCSAVDGLGLQPGLERLYEMILKRKKAARVGKKRR; encoded by the coding sequence ATGGGGAACCACTTGACAGAGATGGCGCCCACTGCCTCCTCTTTCTTGCCCCACTTCCAGGCCCTGCATGTCGTGGTCATTGGGTTGGACTCTGCTGGAAAGACCTCGCTCCTTTACCGCCTCAAGTTCAAGGAGTTTGTCCAGAGCGTCCCCACCAAAGGCTTCAACACAGAGAAGATCCGGGTGCCCCTGGGAGGGTCCCGCAGCATCACCTTCCAAGTGTGGGATGTTGGGGGGCAAGAGAAGCTGCGGCCCCTGTGGCGCTCCTACACACGTCGGACAGATGGGCTGGTGTTTGTGGTGGATGCCACCGAGGCTGAGCGCCTGGAGGAGGCCAAGGTGGAGCTGCACCGAATCAGCCGGGCTTCGGACAACCAGGGTGTGCCTGTGCTGGTGCTGGCCAACAAGCAGGATCAGCCTGGGGCACTGAGCGCAGCAGAGGTTGAGAAGAGGCTTGCAGTGCGAGAGCTTGCGGCAGCCACGCTCACCCACGTGCAAGGCTGCAGCGCTGTGGATGGGCTGGGCTTGCAGCCGGGCCTTGAACGCCTGTATGAGATGATCCTCAAGAGGAAGAAGGCAGCCCGGGTAGGCAAGAAGAGACGGTGA